A genomic stretch from Terriglobales bacterium includes:
- a CDS encoding biosynthetic peptidoglycan transglycosylase: MKCALAVTAAILAAAVGWLGWQARGLPATADIRARLFERPPAGQRTWLPLWAISPRLQTAVVLWEDPAFFHHSGLSYREIVRAALIDLRSASYQRGASTITQQVARNLFLSSEKTLSRKLREAILARRIERALSKEDILTVYLNIAQWGEDIVGAEAASRRYFSKPASDLTWAEAALLAGILPNPRQWNPCANPEQALRQRHTVLTKLLASGDLTPQEFRIADAAPLSAACSSSGNPRR, encoded by the coding sequence GTGAAATGCGCATTGGCCGTGACCGCGGCGATTCTCGCCGCCGCCGTCGGCTGGCTGGGCTGGCAGGCGCGCGGTCTTCCCGCCACCGCCGACATCCGCGCGCGCCTCTTCGAGCGGCCGCCTGCGGGGCAGCGAACTTGGCTGCCGCTCTGGGCCATTTCTCCCCGATTGCAGACCGCAGTCGTGCTGTGGGAAGACCCCGCGTTCTTCCATCACTCCGGACTTAGCTATCGCGAGATCGTCCGCGCCGCTCTGATCGACCTCCGCTCCGCCAGCTACCAGCGGGGCGCCAGCACCATCACCCAGCAAGTGGCCAGGAATCTCTTTCTCAGCTCCGAAAAGACCCTCAGTCGCAAGCTCCGCGAAGCCATCCTCGCCCGCCGCATTGAGCGGGCATTGTCGAAAGAGGATATCCTCACCGTCTACCTGAACATCGCCCAATGGGGCGAGGACATCGTCGGCGCGGAAGCGGCGTCCCGCCGCTACTTCAGCAAGCCAGCTTCCGACCTCACCTGGGCGGAAGCGGCGCTGCTGGCCGGCATCCTCCCTAACCCCCGCCAATGGAATCCCTGCGCGAACCCGGAGCAGGCGCTCCGCCAGCGCCACACCGTCCTCACCAAGTTGTTGGCGAGCGGAGACCTCACTCCGCAGGAATTCAGGATTGCTGACGCGGCGCCGCTGTCGGCGGCCTGCAGTTCATCAGGCAACCCGCGTCGCTAA
- a CDS encoding MFS transporter has translation MGHIANAMLNIGAPDDSRGIRWGTPRARWVIGATVGASGLAMLDATAVNVALPAIGSGLGTGVAGLQWTVNAYTLSLASMILLAGSLGDRYGRRRIFQIGVGWFALASLLCAAAPTTGTLIAARALQGVGGALLTPGSLAILQTSFAPGDRGRAIGAWSGLGGIAAAVGPLLGGWLVGVASWRAIFWTNLPVAALVLWITKRHVPESRAGESHAEHTRFDLVGAALGALGLGAFTWALIAAGDRGASPVVIAAGGVGVLALVAFLLVERSARTPLVPLDLFASRQFAGVNLVTFVIYGGMAGLFFLLVVYLQKVAGYPPLRAGTALTPVTLLMLLLSSRAGELAERIGPRRPMTIGPLVMAAGMLLLAHIGQEPSYTTDVLPGTVLFGLGLSATVAPLTATALASAGAERSGVASGVNNAVARTAALLAVAVLPVVAGLTGDAFSHADRFAVGFRVAMRISAALVSAGGVLAWLTIRDEGAPGKSACDRERVACRTFCAVDGPPIEPRADLLVGRRHPAGPVRSPGTPREHE, from the coding sequence ATGGGGCACATTGCCAACGCGATGTTGAACATTGGTGCGCCAGACGACTCCAGAGGCATCCGTTGGGGCACACCGCGCGCCCGGTGGGTGATTGGGGCAACAGTGGGTGCGTCCGGCCTGGCAATGCTCGACGCCACAGCGGTCAACGTCGCGCTCCCCGCGATCGGCAGCGGCCTGGGCACTGGAGTCGCCGGCCTGCAATGGACGGTCAATGCGTACACGCTCTCCCTGGCTTCGATGATTCTGCTTGCCGGCTCTTTGGGCGACCGGTACGGCCGGAGGCGCATCTTTCAGATCGGCGTGGGCTGGTTTGCTCTGGCGTCGCTGCTGTGCGCTGCTGCCCCAACGACGGGCACTCTGATTGCCGCACGAGCTCTGCAAGGCGTTGGCGGCGCGCTACTGACGCCGGGCAGCCTCGCCATTCTTCAGACGTCGTTCGCGCCCGGAGACCGCGGCCGCGCCATCGGGGCGTGGTCGGGCCTAGGCGGAATAGCTGCGGCCGTCGGTCCCCTCTTGGGCGGCTGGCTGGTCGGTGTGGCTTCCTGGCGTGCGATTTTCTGGACTAACCTGCCGGTTGCCGCCTTGGTGCTATGGATCACTAAGCGCCACGTCCCGGAGAGCCGCGCCGGAGAATCGCACGCGGAGCACACCCGCTTCGACTTGGTCGGTGCCGCACTGGGTGCCCTCGGACTGGGTGCGTTCACATGGGCTTTGATAGCTGCCGGCGACAGGGGCGCTTCGCCGGTCGTCATCGCCGCGGGCGGGGTGGGAGTGCTGGCGTTGGTTGCGTTCCTCTTGGTAGAACGTAGTGCACGAACGCCCTTGGTTCCGCTTGACCTCTTTGCCTCGCGACAATTCGCGGGCGTTAACTTGGTCACCTTCGTCATCTACGGCGGCATGGCCGGGCTCTTCTTTCTGCTCGTGGTTTACTTACAAAAGGTCGCCGGGTACCCCCCGCTGCGGGCTGGGACGGCGCTGACTCCTGTCACGCTGTTGATGCTCCTTTTGTCCTCGCGTGCCGGCGAACTCGCTGAGCGGATCGGTCCCCGTCGGCCAATGACCATTGGGCCTCTGGTGATGGCTGCGGGAATGTTGTTGCTCGCCCACATTGGGCAAGAACCTTCCTACACCACCGACGTGCTACCCGGTACTGTTCTCTTCGGGCTGGGTTTGTCCGCAACGGTTGCACCACTTACGGCGACGGCGCTGGCGTCCGCCGGTGCGGAACGCTCTGGAGTTGCATCCGGTGTGAATAACGCCGTAGCCCGAACTGCCGCCCTGCTCGCGGTTGCAGTTTTGCCCGTCGTCGCAGGGTTAACCGGCGATGCCTTCAGCCATGCCGATCGGTTCGCCGTCGGCTTTCGTGTCGCGATGCGCATCTCGGCCGCCTTGGTGTCCGCAGGAGGCGTGCTGGCGTGGTTGACCATTCGCGACGAGGGGGCTCCCGGCAAGTCTGCGTGTGACCGGGAAAGAGTGGCTTGCCGAACATTCTGCGCAGTCGATGGCCCTCCAATTGAGCCCCGCGCCGATCTTCTGGTAGGCAGACGGCATCCAGCCGGGCCGGTCCGCTCGCCCGGAACGCCTAGAGAGCACGAATGA